A genomic window from Carassius auratus strain Wakin chromosome 19, ASM336829v1, whole genome shotgun sequence includes:
- the LOC113119094 gene encoding tripartite motif-containing protein 16-like, translating to MAEASVFSVEQFSCPVCLDLLKDPVAIPCGHSYCMSCITDCWDQEDQKRVYSCPQCRQTFSPRPALAKNTMLAEVVEKLKMTKLKTAVPAGSGDVECDICTGRKQKAVKSCLVCLESYCQTHFERHEEFHSGKRHKVTDATGRLQQMICQKHEKLLEVFCRTDQQCVCVLCMTDEHKNHETVSTAAERTEKEKHLKETQSEIQQRIQQRQKDLEQLRDAVESHKRSAQTAVEDSERIFTELIRSIERSRSEVTQRIRDQEKTAVSRAEGQMERLEQEIEDLKKRNTELEQLSHTDDHIHFLQSLQSLSAPPESTENISNSFLFSFDGVRESVHQLRLKLEDFCKEEMKKISVSNIVPRSREDFLQYRHPFTLDPNTAQKHLFLSEGNRLVTYTDTAQPYPDHPDRFDYYRQVLCRESVSGRCYWELEWSGTGVDISVSYKSISRKGSGDECVFGCNDQSWRLFCSSSSFSFCHDNKETELPVSSSCRRIGVYVDHRAGTLSFYSVSDSMNLIHTVQTTFTQPLYPGFNVWGHQSSVKLL from the exons ATGGCTGAAGCCAGTGTTTTTTCAGTGGAGCAGTTCAGCTgtccagtgtgtctggatctcctgaaggatcctgtggccattccctgtggacacagttactgtatgagctgcattacagactgctgggatcaagaggatcagaagagagtctacagctgtcctcagtgcagacagaccttcagtccaagacctgctttagctaaaaacaccatgctggctgaagtggtggagaaactgaagatgACCAAACTAAAAACTGCTGTTCCTGCTGGATCTGGAGACGTGGAGTGTGACATCTGTACTGGAAGAAAACAGAAAGCTgtcaagtcctgtctggtgtgtctgGAGTCTTACTGTCAAACTCACTTTGAGCGTCATGAAGAGTTTCATTCAGGAAAGAGACACAAAGTGACTGATGCCACTGGACGACTGCAGcagatgatctgccagaaacatgagaagcTTCTGGAGGTTTTCTGTCGTACTGACCAGCAATGTGTTTGTGTACTTTGTATGACAGATGAACATAAAAACCACGAGACTGTGTCAACTGCAGCAGAGAGGACAGAGAAAGAG AAACACTTGAAGGAGACACAGAGTGAAatccagcagagaatccagcagagacAGAAAGATCTTGAGCAGCTGAGAGACgctgtggagtctcataag cgctctgcacagacagcagtggaggacagtgagaggatctttactgagctcatccgctccattgagagaagccgctctgaggTGACACAGcggatcagagatcaggaaaagactgcagtgagtcgagctgaaggacAAATGGAGCGACTGGAGCAAGAGATTGAAGATCTGAAGAagagaaacactgagctggagcagctttcacacacagacGATCACATCCATTTCCTGCAG AGTCTTCAGTCTCTCTCAGCTCCTCCTGAATCTACAGAAAACATCTCTAAcagtttcctcttttcttttgatggagtgagagaatctgtccatcagctgagactcaaactggaggatttctgcaaagagGAGATGAAAAAGATATCTG TCAGTAACATTGTTCCCAGGAGCAGAGAGGACTTCCTACAAT atcgtCATCCGTTCACTCTGGATCCAAACACTGCACAGAAACATCTCTTTCTGTCTGAAGGGAACAGATTGGTGACTTACACTGACACAGCTcagccgtatcctgatcatccagacagatttgattatTATcgtcaggtgttgtgtagagagagtgtgagtggacgctgttactgggagctgGAGTGGAGTGGGACTGGTGTggatatatcagtgtcatataagagcatcagcaggaagggatctggtgatgagtgtgtgtttggatgtaatgatcagtcctggagacTGTTCTGCTCTTCCTCTAGTTTCTCATTCTGTCACGATAACAAAGAGACTGAACTCCCTGTTTCCTCCAGCTGcaggagaataggagtgtatgtggatcacagagcaggaactctgtccttctacagcgtctctgactcAATgaacctcatccacacagtccagaccacattcactcagccgctaTATCCTGGGTTTAATGTTTGGGGTCATCAATCATCAGTAAAACTATTATAA